Proteins found in one Lysinibacillus fusiformis genomic segment:
- a CDS encoding GNAT family N-acetyltransferase, which produces MKISTVTQATIGEVVPLFNAYREFYGQPSDIQQAEQFIRERVERAESIIFLAYLEEEPVGFAQLFPVFSSVAMKRAFLLNDLFVAKQARKQGVAQALMEQCYTYCQQEEARYMLLETATDNVQAQKLYEKMGMTIDEKVYYYSIYW; this is translated from the coding sequence ATGAAAATATCTACAGTGACACAGGCAACGATAGGGGAAGTAGTCCCATTATTTAATGCCTATCGTGAATTTTATGGTCAACCGTCTGATATACAGCAAGCTGAACAGTTTATACGGGAGCGAGTGGAGAGAGCAGAGTCTATTATTTTCCTCGCGTATCTGGAGGAGGAGCCAGTCGGATTTGCACAGCTGTTTCCAGTCTTTTCATCCGTAGCTATGAAAAGAGCATTTCTCTTAAATGATTTATTTGTGGCGAAACAAGCCAGAAAACAAGGCGTGGCACAGGCTTTAATGGAACAATGCTACACCTATTGTCAACAGGAGGAGGCTCGTTACATGTTGCTCGAAACCGCCACCGATAATGTCCAAGCACAGAAACTCTATGAAAAAATGGGCATGACGATTGATGAAAAGGTTTATTATTATAGTATTTATTGGTGA